Within the Emticicia oligotrophica DSM 17448 genome, the region AGTAAAGACTCAATTGTGTAGAAAGCTTTTCGTTATTTGTAAAAATGAATAAACTCGCTTTCGGGCGGTGGTGAGATAGACGGAATGCCGTATAACCAGAAGCCGTAATACCAATGATAGCCTTCACTTTCAAGTCACGAGCTAAACGACAAGCAGTCATTACCACGTTATCGTTTTCTTTTTGGTCAGAAACATAATTATCTTCCGTTACACGTGTATGATGACGGAAATACAATTTCTTTTCATCAGCCAATTCTTCTACCTTCAAAATGGTATTTACCATTGTTTCTACGGCCAAAATTGGGTATTTACCCGATGCACTCTCTGCACTAAGCATTACAGCATCTGCACCATCAAGCACTGCATTGGCAACATCACCAACCTCAGCACGTGTTGGGCGTGGGCTATCAATCATACTTTCAAGCATTTGGGTTGCCACAATAACTGGCTTAGCCGCCAAGTTTGACATCTCAACCAAACGCTTTTGAATCATTGGTACATCTTCCGATGGTAATTCTACACCCAAATCTCCACGAGCAACCATGATACCATCACTGGCATTTACGATTGCTTCCATATTGGTGATAGCTTCTGGCTTCTCAACTTTGGCAATAACCTTAGCTGATTTACCTTGTGCTTTGATATAACTTTTAATTTCTTCGATTTCCTCAGCCGTACGCACAAAAGAAAGAGCTACCCAATCAACATCATTTTCTAAACCAAACTTAAGGTCTTCCCAGTCTTTGTCTGTTACTGAAGGTTGAGAAATATTAGTATTCGGAAGGTTTACACCTTTCTTTTGCTTTAACAGACCGCCGTAAACAACCTCTGTGATTACATCAGTACCATCTTTTCCGATTACTTTTACTTCTAATTTACCATCATCCATCAAGATTCTTTCACCTACTTTTACATCATTGTACATGCCTTTGTAAGGGGTACTCACTCTTTCGGCATTACCAACGATATCATCACTGGCGAATCTCAATTCATTTCCTGGGAAAATTTCAACTCCATCATTACCACTCTCCATCAAACCAATTCTGATTTTCGGACCTTGCAAATCTTGCAAGATGGCACATTTGAAGCCATGCTCTCTATTAATTTTACGAATACGGTCAATACGAATTTGGTGGTCGGCGTGCGTTCCATGTGAGAAGTTCAAACGGAAAACATTTACACCAGCTTTTGCCAATGCCAATAACATTTCTTCGCTTTCGGAAGCTGGTCCGACAGTTGCTACTATTTTGGTTTTTCTTTGCATAGGTGAAATAAAATTTTTCTTCGGCTTAGGAATTGTGCAAAAATACTAACTATTAGTGAGAATTGCAGAATATTTAGCACAGAATGGAGCAAGGAAATTTTAAAAAAGATTTAACTTATTGATTATCAAACTAATACACAACCTTTATCTTACTATTAAATCTGGTTTAGAAATCAAAAAAGTATCACAAAACTCAATAAAGTAGATTTTTCGAAGGTCTTTAGTATTTGCCTCAACTTAGAAAAGCCATATTCAGCGTATCGTTTTTTTTGAAAAAAAATTGTTTTTTTTTGACAAAAAAAAATATTTACCTAAATTTGTATCAATAAAAAAACAAAAACCATTGAATCATTCGTCAATCGCAATTTCACTTCTCCTTCTACTCAACCAGTCGGTGTGAGAAACGGAGACTTTGTATATACGAAAGCCCTTTCTTAACACATGTGAGAAAGGGCTTTTTTGTGAATTGTTGACACAGTACTCACTTAACCAACATTAATCTCATTAGAAATGAGCGAGAAAATTTATGTCTTTGACACTACTTTGCGAGATGGCGAGCAAGTACCGGGTTGTCAGCTAACAACCGAGGAGAAAGTAATGATTGCTAAAGAACTCGAAAAGCTGGGTGTTGATATAATCGAAGCAGGATTTCCAGTATCGAGTCCTGGCGATTTTCGTTCGGTTGTAGAGGTTGCTAAAGCCGTTACCGAGCCAACAGTCTGTGCATTATCGCGTGCTGTAAAAGGCGATATCGATGCCGCTGGCGAAGCTCTAAAAGTAGCAAAACGCCCTCGTATTCATACGGGAATTGGAGCATCTGACATCCACATCAAACATAAATTTAATAGTAGCCGTGAAGCAATTATCGAACAAGCGATTGACGCCGTGAAATATGCTCGAAACCTTGTGGATGATGTTGAATTCTACGCCGAAGATGCTGGTCGTGCTGATTTAGAATTTTTGGCAAAGTTGACTGAAAGTGTTATCAAAGCAGGAGCTACCGTAGTGAACTTGCCTGACACAACAGGATATGTTTTACCAAACGATATGTACGACCGCATCAATTATTTGATGAATAATGTACCAAACGTTGACAAGGCGATTCTCTCGATGCACAACCACAATGATTTGGGTATGGCAACTGCCAATACAATTGCCGGAATCAGAGCGGGAGCACGCCAAGTAGAGGTAACAATCAATGGTATTGGTGAAAGAGCTGGAAATACTTCATTGGAAGAGGTAGCCATGATTTTGAAAGTTCATAAATCAATGGGTTACCATACTAATATCAATAGCGAAATGCTATTTCCGATGAGTAATTTGGTTTCGCAAACAATGCGTATGCCAGTACAAGCCAATAAGGCTATTGTTGGACGCAACGCTTTTGCTCACTCGTCGGGGATTCACCAAGATGGTTTCTTGAAACATACCGATACTTACGAGATTATTAGCCCACAAGAAGTTGGTGTTCCGAAATCTTCAATCGTATTGACCGCTCGTAGTGGTCGCCACGCCTTGAAACACCGCCTCGAAATGTTAGGTTATAAGCTTGAAAAACCAGTTTTAGACGATACATATAAGCGTTTCCTAGACTTAGCCGACCAAATCAAAGAAGTAAATGATAAGGATTTGGTGAAGTTGATGAGAGCTTAATTTTTTAATGTATAATTGAGAATGGAGAATGAATAATGCCGAATAAGACATTATCAATTCTCCATTTTTCATTTTCAATTATTAATTAAATCAACGCTTCATACAAAATTTCAGCTGGGTGTTGGGCGATTCTGCCTGTTCCGTCTTTAATCTGGTGGCGACAACTTGTGCCAGGTGCAGCAATAATTACATCTTCTGCCTGTTTTCTGATAGTCGGAAAAAGCACCAACTCTCCTACTTTCATCGAAACTTCATAATGCTCGGCCTCGTAGCCAAATGAACCCGCCATTCCACAGCAACCCGATGGAATTAGGTGAACTTCATAATTTGCAGGCAAAGACAAACTTTTCTTAGTAGGCGTAAGTGACGATAGTGCTTTTTGGTGGCAATGTCCGTGCAGTTTTATTAATCGTTTTTCAGTCGAAAAGGCTTCTTTTTTGATATTTCTTCGGTCGATTTCTCGGGCAAACCATTCATCAAATTGAAAAGTGTTTTTAGCGATTTTTTCGGCAGCATCTCTTAAATCTTGCGGAACAAGTTCCAGATATTCATCTCTCAAAGTCAAAATTGCCGATGGTTCTATTCCAATAATTGGCGTATTTTCCGACACAATATTTTTTAGCAACTCAACATTTTTGATAGCTATTTTCTGAGCTTCACGCACCATTCCTTTTGATAAATACGTGCGTCCACTTTCTAAGTGATTTGGTATGATTACCTCATAACCAAGTTTTTGTAATAATAAAATCGCTTTTTTACCTACTTCTACATCATTAAAATCCGTAAATTCATCGCAGAAGAGATAGACCTTTTTATCGTTTTTTGGGGAAGGTTGCTTGCCAAACCATTCTTTCAGTGTCGTGCTATGCAATAACGGCATTGTACGGTCAGGATGAAAACCTACCATTCGGTTGGCGATTCGGCGAGTGGCTTCGGTTTTGAAAATGAAATTATACGCCCACGGAGCAATCGAGGCCAGTTTCATTTGCTTGGTAAAAGTACCAATGAGTTTAGAGCGGAACGGAACGCCTTTCGTATCATACGTTTTCTGCAAAAACTCTGCTTTCATCTTGCCCACATCCACACTCGAAGGGCATTCTGATTTGCAACCTTTGCACGACAAACACAAATCAAGCACTTCTTTTACACTTTCCTGCGTAATAGACTGCTCATTGGTGTAATATTGCCTCAAAACATTAGCTCTGGCACGAGTCGTATCTTTTTCACTGCGAGTGGCCATATAACTTGGGCACATGGTTCCGCCCGTAATTTCAGTTTTTCGACAATCGCCCGAACCGCTACATTTTTCGGCAAGGCGTAGAATACTTTCTTGTTTCGAGAAATCAAAAATGGTTTGATGTTTTGGCGTTGGTTGGTCGGCCTCGTAACGCAAAAACTCATTCATTGGCGGAGAATCTATGATTTTGCCTTGATTGAAAATGCCTTTTTCGTCAAACATTTGCTTTACTTCTCTGAAAAGTGCGTAGTTTTTTTCACCCATCATAAACGGAATAAATTCTCCACGCAAACGCCCATCACCATGCTCGCCCGAAAGTGAACCGCCATATTTTTTCACCAAAACAGCCGTTTCGGCTAAAATTGTTCGAAAAAGCTGTCGCCCCTCAGAAGTTTTCAGATTCACCATTGGTTCTACGTGCAACTCACCCGCCCCTGCGTGGGCATACATTGAATATTGCACATTGAGTTTTTTCAGTAAAACCTCCAAATCTTCGATGTAGGCTGGTAAATCTTGTGGGTCAACGGCACAATCTTCAATTAAGTTTACACACTGAGTATCACCTTCGAGGTTTCGGAGTAAGCCTAAGCCACCTTTTCGTACTTCCCAAGCCTTTTTGGAGTCATCACCGAGCAAAATTGGGTGAGCGTAGCCCAAATTCTTTTCTTTGAGAGCTTTTATTAAGTTTTCGGCTTTTTGCAGTAGGCCTTCTTTAGTTTCATCAAAAAATTCAACCATCAAAATGGCTTTAGGCTCGCCTTCGATGAAAAATCTGTTTTTAGCCTGTTCGATATTGGTTTTGGTAAATTCTAAGATAAAATCATCGACCAACTCAGAGGCTGAACAATTGTGTTCAAGAGCCACTAAATTGACCAAAAGCGATTCGTTGAGCGTATGCGTATGCACAGCTACCATACCTACTTCTTTCGGTGGAAGGTCGAAAAGTTTCAGTTTTGCTTCAGTAACAAAGCAAAGCGTACCTTCTGAACCTGCAATTAGTTTGGATAAATTCAGTTGCTCAACATTTAGTAAGGCATCCAAAGCATAGCCTGTATTTCGGCGTTTTACGTTGGCTTTCGGGAAGCCTTGTTTTATGGCTGTTTGATTTTCAGGATTGTTGATGAGTTTATCAAGACTTTGATAAATTTTACCTTCAAGGGTTTCTAATTTACATTTTTCTTGAAAAGATTTTTGGTCTAAATCACCGAAAACAACCTCGCTACCATCTGATAATAAAGCTTTTACCTCCAAAAGATTATCACGGGTTGCTCCCCAAATAATTGAGTGAAGTCCGCACGAATTATTGCCAATCATGCCTCCAATCATGGCTCGGCTCGATGTCGAGGTTTCGGGACCAAACATTAGTCCGAAGGGTTTCAGATAAGCGTTGAGGTCGTCACGAATGACACCTGGCTGCACTCTTACCCATTTTTCGGCTTGGTTTACTTCGAGGATATTGATGAAGTTTTTTGAAATATCAACCACCAGCCCATTTCCGACCACCTGCCCAGCCAGAGAAGTACCCGCAGCACGGGGAATAAGTGTAATTTGCTCATTATCAGCAAATTTGATGAGTTTTTTTATATCATTTACAGTCTTGGGAATGGCCACAGCCAAGGGTTCTTCTTGATAAACCGAGGCATCGGTCGAATAGACTTTCTTTAGGGCTTTGTGGGTAGTGGTATTTTTGAAGTAGAGTTCGCCTTCAAATTCGCTCTGCAACGCATCAAACATATAATCAGTATTTTTTACCCCAAAATTGGGGAAGAAAAAGTAGATTTGCTATGAATTGAGGGAGAAAAAAGTAGATTAGTTTTGACACCTGATTTTGCGTTAGAAACTATAATAAATTAGTATATTCACTAAAATAATTTAATTTGTTAATATGAAATGGCATTATTAGATAACCTATTAGCAGAAATAACACCCGAAGAGCAAGCTCGTACCGACCGTAAAATGCGTATTGCTTCAATTATTGCCGATACACTTGTAGAAAAGGGTATGGCAAAGAAAGATTTTGCCCAAAAAGTAGGTAGAAAACCTTCTGAAATAACAAAGTGGTTGAGCGGTAGGCATAATTTTACGCTTGATACCCTCACCGATATTGAGCAAGTCCTAAAAATCAAATTAATAACAGATAAACGTAAGGCAGCAGCACAAAAACAGGTTTTGGGTGGCTTGAGGGCGTAAACGACTAAAAACAAAAAAGGAAGACTTATGAGGTCTTCCTTTGTAGCGGGAACAGGACTCGAACCTGTGACCTTTGGGTTATGAGCCCAACGAGCTGCCAACTGCTCCATCCCGCGATGTTGTTCCGTAATTGGACTGCAAAGGTACGAGAAGTTTTCACAATAAAAAACTATCTTTGTAAAAATTTTCAAAAAACACGATTTTTTTTCGTCGTGGCTATAAAACAATGATGGAAGATAATATTTCGCCCGACCATAAGGCTGGGTTTATAAGCATAGTAGGAAAACCCAATGTCGGAAAATCGACCTTGATGAATATCTTGGTTGGCGAACGCCTTTCGATTATCACCTCGAAGGCCCAAACAACTCGCCACCGCATCATGGGCATTGTGAATGGTGTGCAAAATGGCACCGATTTTCAATTGGTTTACTCCGATACCCCGGGCATCATCAAGCCAGTTTATGAATTGCATAAATCAATGATGCACTTTGTACATGGCTCGCTCGAAGATGCCGATGTGATTTTATTTGTGACTGATATTTTCGAAAAGCATGATGAAGATGATGTAATCGAAAAACTCCAACACGCCAATATTCCGATATTGCTGATAATCAACAAGATTGACTTAGCCACGCCTGAGCAAATCGAAGAAAAAATCAATTATTGGAAAGAAAACTTTAAGGCTTTAGAGATTATTCCAATTTCAGCACTTCAGCAGCAAAACGTTGAGGGACTTTTGCCTAAAATTGTAGATTTACTACCAGTTCATTACCCGTACTTCCCGAAAGATGAACTCACTGATAAGCCTGAGCGTTTTTTTGCTGCTGAGATTATCCGTGAAAAAATCTTTACTAACTATACCAAAGAAGTTCCTTATAGCTGCGAAGTAGTAATTTCTAGTTTCAAGGAAAAAGAGGATATGATTGTGGTGAGTTCTGAGATTTACGTTGAACGCACCACCCAACGTGCCATCTTGTTGGGGCATAAAGGAGAACGTATCAAAAAAGTAGGAATTGAGGCTCGCCAAGAAATGGAAAAGTTTTTTGGAAAAAAGATTTTCTTGGAACAGTATATCAAAGTTGAGCCAGATTGGCGAAATAAACGTCAGAAATTGGAGCGATTCGGCTATGAATGATATTTCTTTACCACGGAGGCACGAACGGTTCTCGGTGGCAAATAACGCTTAATAAAAATACATAACTATCAAGAAATCATGTTTTATTTAATATTAAGTATCATATTTTCAGTTTTGCTACTTACAAACTTCCGTTTGTATCCAAAATATAACATTAGCACTTTTCAGGCAATTGCGTTTAATTACCCAATTTGCTTTCTGACAGGGCTGGCTTTAATGCCCAAGGAGCAAAGTTTTGAATTAAATTTTGCCGAAAACTGGACATTCTACGCTTTGATACTGGGCGTTGGTTTTATCATAACATTCTTATTATCAGGCTATTCCACTCAACGAATGGGCATGACGGCCACTTCTTTGGCCAATAATATTTCGTTGGTGATTCCTGTACTTTGTAGTTTGCTTATTTTCAAAACGCAAGGGCGTGCCTTTGATGAGCTCAATTATCTTGGTTTGGCTTTGGCGTTGGGAGCTGTTGCACTCAGTACATTCAAAAAAAGCGATGAAAAAGTTTCGGGCAAAGGCTTCGATTTTCTTTTGCCAGTGGCCGTTTTTTTGATGTATGGTGTTACGAATACTTCTATTAACTACTTGAATATCAACTTTATCAAATCGGCCGATAGAACTGTTCCTGTAACTTTGGTAATGGTTTTAGGGGCAATTATTGCAGGATTAGTAGTTTTGGCCATTCGAGTGATTCGTGGACAAGAAAAAATTGAAATGAGAAATGTTTTGGCCAGTATCACGCTTGGTGTACCTAATTTTCTTTCGTTTTATTTCTTGATTTTGGCTCTTACGGCCTACGGCAATAGTGGAGCTTTTGTGTATCCGCTTTATAATATTGGGGTTATTTTGGTTTCGGCTTTGGTGGCGTTTATTTTCTTCAAGGAAAAGCTAACTACGCTGAATAAAATCGGACTTTTATTGGCTATTTTAGCCATTGGACTGATTTCTTGGCAAGATATTGCTGGACTTTTTAATTGATTTCTTCCAATAACAGAAACTCAGATACTTTAGAGTCAAATCAACTTACTGATAATCAATAGGTTTCTGAGTTTTTTATTCGTATCTTTGCACCCCTTTTAGGAGAGTGTCAGGTTTGACTCGTGAAAGTAAACCCTTTGGGCACTTTTGGGGTTTCCTACTCTTCCTGAATGGTTTTTAATTATTTTTTCACAGTTCTTTCGAGACTTTTTATTGAAAGATTTTTATTAAAGCGTTAGCCTACATACACTAATTCTTTGGTAAATTAAGCATCGAAAGAATCACTGGATTTACCGCTTTTGAAAGAAAGCGATAATTTTGATTAATGATATGGCAAACATTGTTGCAATTGTGGGTCGACCGAATGTCGGCAAATCTACTCTTTTTAACCGCCTGATTGAGAGCCGTGTGGCTATCACCGATAATATGCCGGGCGTAACGCGTGACCGCCACTATGGACACGCTGTTTGGACTGAAAAATACTTCACTGTTATTGATACTGGTGGCTACGTAGTTGGCTCAGAAGATACATTTGAAGGAGCTATCCGTGAGCAAGTTGAGATTGCGATTGATGAATCTTCAGTTGTACTTTTTGTAGTTGACACCATGACTGGTTTGACCGATTTAGACAAAGAATTTGCAAACATTCTTCGTCGTTCGAAAAAACCTGTTTTTGTAGCAGCTAATAAAGCCGAAACGTTTGAACGCCATCAGACTGCTGCCGAATTTTATGAATTAGGTTTAGGTGATGAGGTTTTTCCTATTTCGGGTGCTGATGGAAGTGGTACTGGAGAGTTGCTTGATGCAATCGTTGCGAAATTTCCGGATAGTGGCGAAGAAAACCCAAATGAGGGTATTCCAAGAATTGCCATTTTAGGTCGCCCTAACGTAGGAAAATCTTCATTTTTGAATGCTCTCACTGGAAAAGATAGAAGTATCGTAACTAATATCGCAGGTACTACTCGTGATGCTATTGATACCCATTACAGACTTTACGGTAAAGACTTTATTTTAACCGATACGGCAGGAATCCGTAAAAAGGCGAAGGTACACGATAACATTGAGTTTTACTCAACGCTTCGTTCAATCAAAGCCTTAGAAAATTCTGATATTTGTGTGGTATTGTTAGATGCTTCACAAGGCTTAGAATCTCAAGATGTGAGTATTATCGCTCACGCACACAATGCAAAAAAAGGTATTGTATTGATGATTAATAAGTGGGATTTGGTGGAGAAAGACTCTAAAACTGCCGATAAAATGAAGAAGGAGATTCTTGAAAGATTAGCTCCGATGAATTATATGCCTGTAGTTTTTGCTTCGGTTTTAGAAAAACAACGTATTTTCCAAGTAATCGAAAAGGTGATGGAGGTTTATGAAAATAAAACCAAGAAAATCACTACTTCGAAGCTTAACGAAACTATGTTGCCGATTATCGAAAACACGCCCCCTCCGATGCTGAAAGGTAAGCAAATTAAGATTAAATATTGTGTGCAAGTACCTACACCCTCACCAACGTTTATCTTCTTCTGTAATCTGCCGCAGTATGTGCAAGACTCATACGCTCGTTTCTTACAAAATAAACTTCGTGAAAACTTTGGTTTTGAAGGCCTTCCAATTACGGTATTCTTTAGAACTAAGTAAGATTGGTTAATGATTAATGGGAAAAAATTTTTATTAGTGGGAATGGTTCGATTGGATAAAAAAAATCCTCGTTTCGGCGAGGATTTTTTTTGTATCAAGCTTCGTTATTTATTAACCAATAACCAGTTTACCAGTAACTAATACACTGGTAACCAATATCAAATTGTCTTAATATCAAACTTGAATTTATCTTTGTTTGGCACGCACTTACCATCTTTAGTTGTACAAGTTTGGCACTCGATTTTTCCTTCGATGATTGGATTTGCCTTCGTAATTTTCACTTTTTGAATAAATTTGGCTTCGTGCTCAAAATACTGCACTTTTCCTCCCCAAATATCATCATATTTTTCTTTGGGTTTTACAGGCATTAATTTCCCAACTACCTGATAACCTTCTGTTTTAGTAAAGTTTACCGAAGTTGGTAATGGACCCTCTACTTTGAGTTGAGAAGAATACATATACCAATTATCGTCGATTTTAGCGGTGAAAACTAAATCAATTGTTTCTCCCACTTTTGCCGATGTTTTTGATGGAGTGAATGTCCACTTTGCTGGTTTGATAATTTGAGCTGAAACCGCAAAAGATGAGGCAATAAATAATAAAACAAGTATTTTTTTCATTTTTAGAATATAAATTAATTATAAGATTGGCGAGGTTCGAACCTTGCCGACCTTGATGAAACTACAAAATTACTTCAATATTTTCTTCTTCTATTAACGCACAATTATTCATTTTCATATATAGTTGCGTTAAAACTACAACATCGGCGGCACAATATCGTTCGATTTTTGCCCTATCTTTTTCTACGTGATAAACGTGGTTTACTTGGTCGCCACTAATTTCGTTCTTACTACTCGGAATA harbors:
- the pyk gene encoding pyruvate kinase, whose amino-acid sequence is MQRKTKIVATVGPASESEEMLLALAKAGVNVFRLNFSHGTHADHQIRIDRIRKINREHGFKCAILQDLQGPKIRIGLMESGNDGVEIFPGNELRFASDDIVGNAERVSTPYKGMYNDVKVGERILMDDGKLEVKVIGKDGTDVITEVVYGGLLKQKKGVNLPNTNISQPSVTDKDWEDLKFGLENDVDWVALSFVRTAEEIEEIKSYIKAQGKSAKVIAKVEKPEAITNMEAIVNASDGIMVARGDLGVELPSEDVPMIQKRLVEMSNLAAKPVIVATQMLESMIDSPRPTRAEVGDVANAVLDGADAVMLSAESASGKYPILAVETMVNTILKVEELADEKKLYFRHHTRVTEDNYVSDQKENDNVVMTACRLARDLKVKAIIGITASGYTAFRLSHHRPKASLFIFTNNEKLSTQLSLYSGVKTFLVEEMKGKNVEEVVDTIKDFLIAEGELQKGDLFINTLSLPLQDNNLTNTVKLSKVE
- a CDS encoding 2-isopropylmalate synthase, with translation MSEKIYVFDTTLRDGEQVPGCQLTTEEKVMIAKELEKLGVDIIEAGFPVSSPGDFRSVVEVAKAVTEPTVCALSRAVKGDIDAAGEALKVAKRPRIHTGIGASDIHIKHKFNSSREAIIEQAIDAVKYARNLVDDVEFYAEDAGRADLEFLAKLTESVIKAGATVVNLPDTTGYVLPNDMYDRINYLMNNVPNVDKAILSMHNHNDLGMATANTIAGIRAGARQVEVTINGIGERAGNTSLEEVAMILKVHKSMGYHTNINSEMLFPMSNLVSQTMRMPVQANKAIVGRNAFAHSSGIHQDGFLKHTDTYEIISPQEVGVPKSSIVLTARSGRHALKHRLEMLGYKLEKPVLDDTYKRFLDLADQIKEVNDKDLVKLMRA
- a CDS encoding FAD-binding and (Fe-S)-binding domain-containing protein, which gives rise to MFDALQSEFEGELYFKNTTTHKALKKVYSTDASVYQEEPLAVAIPKTVNDIKKLIKFADNEQITLIPRAAGTSLAGQVVGNGLVVDISKNFINILEVNQAEKWVRVQPGVIRDDLNAYLKPFGLMFGPETSTSSRAMIGGMIGNNSCGLHSIIWGATRDNLLEVKALLSDGSEVVFGDLDQKSFQEKCKLETLEGKIYQSLDKLINNPENQTAIKQGFPKANVKRRNTGYALDALLNVEQLNLSKLIAGSEGTLCFVTEAKLKLFDLPPKEVGMVAVHTHTLNESLLVNLVALEHNCSASELVDDFILEFTKTNIEQAKNRFFIEGEPKAILMVEFFDETKEGLLQKAENLIKALKEKNLGYAHPILLGDDSKKAWEVRKGGLGLLRNLEGDTQCVNLIEDCAVDPQDLPAYIEDLEVLLKKLNVQYSMYAHAGAGELHVEPMVNLKTSEGRQLFRTILAETAVLVKKYGGSLSGEHGDGRLRGEFIPFMMGEKNYALFREVKQMFDEKGIFNQGKIIDSPPMNEFLRYEADQPTPKHQTIFDFSKQESILRLAEKCSGSGDCRKTEITGGTMCPSYMATRSEKDTTRARANVLRQYYTNEQSITQESVKEVLDLCLSCKGCKSECPSSVDVGKMKAEFLQKTYDTKGVPFRSKLIGTFTKQMKLASIAPWAYNFIFKTEATRRIANRMVGFHPDRTMPLLHSTTLKEWFGKQPSPKNDKKVYLFCDEFTDFNDVEVGKKAILLLQKLGYEVIIPNHLESGRTYLSKGMVREAQKIAIKNVELLKNIVSENTPIIGIEPSAILTLRDEYLELVPQDLRDAAEKIAKNTFQFDEWFAREIDRRNIKKEAFSTEKRLIKLHGHCHQKALSSLTPTKKSLSLPANYEVHLIPSGCCGMAGSFGYEAEHYEVSMKVGELVLFPTIRKQAEDVIIAAPGTSCRHQIKDGTGRIAQHPAEILYEALI
- a CDS encoding helix-turn-helix domain-containing protein, whose product is MALLDNLLAEITPEEQARTDRKMRIASIIADTLVEKGMAKKDFAQKVGRKPSEITKWLSGRHNFTLDTLTDIEQVLKIKLITDKRKAAAQKQVLGGLRA
- the era gene encoding GTPase Era, whose translation is MMEDNISPDHKAGFISIVGKPNVGKSTLMNILVGERLSIITSKAQTTRHRIMGIVNGVQNGTDFQLVYSDTPGIIKPVYELHKSMMHFVHGSLEDADVILFVTDIFEKHDEDDVIEKLQHANIPILLIINKIDLATPEQIEEKINYWKENFKALEIIPISALQQQNVEGLLPKIVDLLPVHYPYFPKDELTDKPERFFAAEIIREKIFTNYTKEVPYSCEVVISSFKEKEDMIVVSSEIYVERTTQRAILLGHKGERIKKVGIEARQEMEKFFGKKIFLEQYIKVEPDWRNKRQKLERFGYE
- a CDS encoding EamA family transporter, translated to MFYLILSIIFSVLLLTNFRLYPKYNISTFQAIAFNYPICFLTGLALMPKEQSFELNFAENWTFYALILGVGFIITFLLSGYSTQRMGMTATSLANNISLVIPVLCSLLIFKTQGRAFDELNYLGLALALGAVALSTFKKSDEKVSGKGFDFLLPVAVFLMYGVTNTSINYLNINFIKSADRTVPVTLVMVLGAIIAGLVVLAIRVIRGQEKIEMRNVLASITLGVPNFLSFYFLILALTAYGNSGAFVYPLYNIGVILVSALVAFIFFKEKLTTLNKIGLLLAILAIGLISWQDIAGLFN
- the der gene encoding ribosome biogenesis GTPase Der; amino-acid sequence: MANIVAIVGRPNVGKSTLFNRLIESRVAITDNMPGVTRDRHYGHAVWTEKYFTVIDTGGYVVGSEDTFEGAIREQVEIAIDESSVVLFVVDTMTGLTDLDKEFANILRRSKKPVFVAANKAETFERHQTAAEFYELGLGDEVFPISGADGSGTGELLDAIVAKFPDSGEENPNEGIPRIAILGRPNVGKSSFLNALTGKDRSIVTNIAGTTRDAIDTHYRLYGKDFILTDTAGIRKKAKVHDNIEFYSTLRSIKALENSDICVVLLDASQGLESQDVSIIAHAHNAKKGIVLMINKWDLVEKDSKTADKMKKEILERLAPMNYMPVVFASVLEKQRIFQVIEKVMEVYENKTKKITTSKLNETMLPIIENTPPPMLKGKQIKIKYCVQVPTPSPTFIFFCNLPQYVQDSYARFLQNKLRENFGFEGLPITVFFRTK
- a CDS encoding protein-disulfide reductase DsbD domain-containing protein, which translates into the protein MKKILVLLFIASSFAVSAQIIKPAKWTFTPSKTSAKVGETIDLVFTAKIDDNWYMYSSQLKVEGPLPTSVNFTKTEGYQVVGKLMPVKPKEKYDDIWGGKVQYFEHEAKFIQKVKITKANPIIEGKIECQTCTTKDGKCVPNKDKFKFDIKTI